The following are from one region of the Paenibacillus sp. JZ16 genome:
- a CDS encoding AIM24 family protein → MIIRMEDAAGSGAGQAVTFSLTEGDTAHVLHPEQIVAYRGPSSGRSDRLMNVKGIYRKKKLIRADITGPSQFTAALPPGFNMHEIELEGEQDMLYDFRHVFFYTQHVTMQTRILKIKNMLVTRDAIKMKFSGNGSIGILTQGPVCKVKLHPTEPLYVDAGSIIAYPEAAKLDLTVYGNHLASQHMNYHWKLTGDGYVLFQAGRQNQRLVDELNDEGIIKRFLREAIPFGGVFIK, encoded by the coding sequence ATGATTATCCGAATGGAAGATGCAGCCGGCAGCGGAGCGGGACAAGCGGTTACGTTCTCCCTGACTGAAGGGGACACGGCCCATGTCCTCCATCCTGAGCAAATCGTTGCCTATCGGGGGCCCTCCTCCGGACGCAGCGACCGTCTCATGAACGTAAAGGGCATATACCGCAAGAAAAAACTGATTCGAGCCGATATTACAGGGCCCAGTCAGTTTACGGCTGCGCTCCCCCCAGGCTTCAATATGCATGAAATTGAGCTGGAAGGCGAACAGGACATGCTCTATGATTTTCGGCATGTTTTCTTTTATACCCAGCATGTTACGATGCAGACACGAATCCTTAAGATCAAGAACATGCTGGTCACGCGAGACGCGATTAAGATGAAGTTTTCCGGAAATGGCAGCATCGGCATTTTGACCCAAGGTCCGGTATGTAAAGTCAAGCTGCATCCTACCGAGCCGTTGTATGTGGACGCCGGGAGCATCATCGCCTATCCGGAAGCGGCCAAGCTGGACCTGACCGTATACGGCAATCATCTGGCCAGCCAACATATGAACTACCACTGGAAGCTGACCGGTGACGGTTACGTGTTGTTTCAAGCGGGACGCCAGAATCAGCGACTCGTGGACGAATTAAACGATGAAGGCATCATCAAGCGTTTTCTGCGGGAAGCAATTCCCTTTGGCGGAGTGTTTATCAAATAA
- a CDS encoding cell division protein ZapB — protein MHKPTKSKLIQLSLLLLVAGIALPAGGRTASANYFNNLYDNIQQFSGLPDEINQLKSNYNQALQELDKARIASERLQQQNLTLAEQNSNLAEQNQQLTQMVSQLQQAEAARNRGAERIKTVAITAVALAAGYFVIIRVLRFGMRRTNRSK, from the coding sequence TTGCATAAGCCGACAAAATCCAAGCTAATTCAACTTTCTCTCCTATTGCTGGTGGCGGGGATCGCGCTGCCGGCCGGTGGACGGACCGCCAGCGCCAATTACTTTAATAATTTGTACGACAATATCCAGCAGTTCTCCGGATTGCCCGATGAAATAAACCAGCTCAAGAGCAACTATAACCAAGCCCTGCAGGAACTTGATAAAGCCAGAATCGCTTCCGAACGGCTGCAGCAGCAAAATCTGACGCTGGCGGAGCAGAACTCCAATCTCGCGGAGCAGAACCAGCAATTAACCCAAATGGTAAGCCAGCTTCAGCAGGCTGAAGCCGCACGAAATCGCGGGGCGGAACGTATAAAGACCGTGGCGATCACCGCCGTGGCATTAGCTGCCGGATACTTTGTCATCATTCGCGTCCTGCGATTCGGCATGCGCCGAACGAATCGTTCTAAATAG
- a CDS encoding helix-turn-helix transcriptional regulator encodes MTDRLIRLMRIITLVQARPGILARELAERCGTSERTIYRDMDALSAMHIPITHQGRGRGYTFIGHFAMYPLGLTEEEVQALFKLLTILEQIKSMLPDEFESAYEKVLAAVYKQSAEKAEIQAGDRDESSTGL; translated from the coding sequence ATGACAGACCGACTGATCCGACTAATGAGAATCATTACCCTTGTACAAGCAAGACCAGGTATACTGGCTCGAGAGCTTGCTGAACGTTGTGGAACCAGCGAAAGAACCATTTATCGGGATATGGATGCCCTCAGCGCCATGCATATTCCCATCACTCACCAAGGCCGAGGCCGAGGCTACACATTTATCGGGCATTTTGCAATGTACCCGCTTGGTTTAACGGAAGAGGAGGTACAGGCGTTATTTAAGCTATTGACCATATTGGAGCAAATCAAGTCAATGCTGCCCGATGAATTTGAAAGCGCTTATGAAAAGGTATTGGCTGCTGTATATAAGCAAAGCGCGGAAAAAGCTGAAATTCAGGCCGGGGACCGGGATGAATCCTCCACCGGTCTATAA